The genomic window GCATCGCATCACTCCGCAGCACGCGGTGGTGTCCAAGCGGCTGGTGGCCGAACTCGGGCACGAACAGCTCGCCGCGACCGTCGACGCCCTCACCCGCCTGTCCACGGCCCTCGATGCCCTCACCACCCAAGAGCCGTGACACCGCACGGTCAACGGGACATGACCGCGGCCGCACTCGCGAATGCCTCGGTCATGTCCCGTTGATCATGCGAACGGGTCTTTGGTTCGGCCGACGAGGTCGGCTACGGAGTCGAGGACCATGGTGGGGCGGTAGGGGTAGGCCTCGACGGAGGCGCGGGTGGAGATGCCGGTGGTGACCAGGATGGTGCGCATGCCCGCCTCCAAGCCGGAGATGACGTCGGTGTCCATTCGGTCGCCGATCATGACCGTGGACTGGGAGTGTGCGCCGATCCGGCGCAGCGCCGAACGCATCATCAGCGGGTTCGGCTTGCCGACGTAGTACGGGTCGCGGCCGGTGGCGCGGGTGATCAGCGCGGCGACCGAACCGGTCGCGGGCAGCGAGCCGTCGCGGGACGGGCCGGTCGGGTCGGGATTGGTGGCGATGAAGCTCGCGCCGCGCTCGATCAGGCGGATCGCGGTGGTGATCGCCTCGAAGGAATAGTTGCGGGTTTCGCCGAGCACCACGTAGTCGGGGTTGCTGTCGGTGAGCACGTAGCCGATCTCGTGCAACGCCGTGGTGAGACCGGATTCGCCGACCACATAGGCGGTTCCGTTGGGGCGCTGATCATCGAGGAAGGTGGCGGTGGCCAGGGCGGAGGTCCAGATGGCCTCCTCCGGGATGTCGAGTCCGGTGTGCCGCAACCTGGCCTGCAGGTCACGCGGGGTGCGAATGGAATTGTTGGTCAGCACCAGGAACGGGGTCTCGTTGGCGCGCAGCTCGGCGAGGAACTCATCGGCGCCGGGCACCAGTTGGTCCTCATGCACCAGCACCCCATCCATGTCGGTCAGATAGGACAGGATCGGTTCGTCATCGGTCACCAGACAATTGTCCCACTACGGACGCAGCCGGACGTCAGTCCGCCCGTAGACGCGCATGGCCGGAGCGAATGCGGAGGTACGCAGAACAGGCGCAGCCGGACGTCAGTCCCTCCGTAGACCGCGCACGGCCGGAGTGAATGCGGAGGTACGCAGAACAGGCGCAGCCGGACGTCAGTCCGTCCGCAGATCGCGCATGGCCGGAGTGAATGCGGAGGTACGCAGAACAGGCGCAGCCGGACGTCAGTCCGTCCATAGATCGCGCATGACCGGAGCGAATGCGGAGGTACGCCTATTGAACACGTTCCTGGCGCAAGGCCGAGGGTGCGGCCCTTCCCACATCGCACGGCCTGGCTGACTATGGTCGGAGACGGCCGCATTGCGCGTGCGCGAAAGCGGCGGACAGTGTTCATGCGACCGCCGAGGCACGGGAACGTTCGCGGGCCCGCGGCGGTTGTGCGAGGCATGACCGCGGCGTGTCTGCGGCCGAAAACGGTGTGCGGGAATGCCCGCACAGGTGTGCAGCGAAGCGACAGGAGTGGCGCGCATGGGTGATCTCAAGCTCGGGTACAAGGCGTCGGCGGAACAGTTCGGGCCGCGGGAACTGGTGGAAATCGCGGTGCTGGCCGAGGAACACGGCCTCGACAGCGCCACCGTGAGCGACCACTTCCAGCCGTGGCGGCACAAGGGCGGGCACGCACCGTTCTCGCTGGCCTGGATGGCGGCGGTCGGCGAACGCACCCAACGGATTCAACTCGGCACCTCGGTGCTCACCCCCACCTTCCGCTACAACCCGGCGGTGATCGCACAGGCCTTCGCCACGATGGGTTG from Nocardia iowensis includes these protein-coding regions:
- a CDS encoding HAD-IIA family hydrolase, whose product is MDGVLVHEDQLVPGADEFLAELRANETPFLVLTNNSIRTPRDLQARLRHTGLDIPEEAIWTSALATATFLDDQRPNGTAYVVGESGLTTALHEIGYVLTDSNPDYVVLGETRNYSFEAITTAIRLIERGASFIATNPDPTGPSRDGSLPATGSVAALITRATGRDPYYVGKPNPLMMRSALRRIGAHSQSTVMIGDRMDTDVISGLEAGMRTILVTTGISTRASVEAYPYRPTMVLDSVADLVGRTKDPFA